The Caldibacillus debilis DSM 16016 genome includes a window with the following:
- the galU gene encoding UTP--glucose-1-phosphate uridylyltransferase GalU: MKKIRKAIIPAAGLGTRFLPATKAMPKEMLPIVDKPTIQYIVEEAIESGIEDIIIVTGKGKRAIEDHFDNNFELEQNLKEKGKFDLLEKVRQSSEVEIHYIRQKEPKGLGHAVWCARNFIGDEPFAVLLGDDIVQAEVPCLKQLINQYEETLSSVIAVQTVPDDETHRYGIIDPLSSRGRLYQVKSFVEKPEQGTAPSNLAIIGRYILTPEIFRFLAKQEVGAGGEIQLTDAIRELNQIQRVFAYQFEGKRYDVGEKLGFIQTTIEFALQNEELRDDVLHFMKQVLERATEER; the protein is encoded by the coding sequence TTGAAAAAAATAAGAAAAGCGATCATTCCCGCAGCAGGACTCGGAACGAGATTTTTGCCGGCCACCAAGGCGATGCCGAAGGAAATGCTGCCGATCGTCGACAAGCCTACCATCCAATACATCGTGGAGGAGGCCATTGAATCGGGGATCGAAGATATCATCATCGTTACGGGAAAAGGGAAAAGAGCCATCGAGGACCATTTCGACAATAATTTTGAACTGGAGCAAAACCTGAAGGAAAAAGGAAAATTCGATCTGCTGGAGAAAGTGAGACAATCTTCGGAAGTGGAAATCCATTACATCCGGCAAAAGGAACCGAAGGGGCTGGGCCATGCGGTTTGGTGCGCCCGGAACTTCATCGGGGATGAGCCGTTCGCCGTCCTGTTGGGGGATGATATCGTCCAGGCGGAGGTTCCTTGCTTAAAACAATTAATTAATCAATATGAGGAAACCTTGTCTTCGGTCATCGCCGTGCAAACAGTGCCGGACGACGAAACCCACCGGTACGGGATCATCGATCCTCTGTCCAGCAGGGGCAGGCTGTATCAGGTGAAGAGCTTCGTGGAAAAACCGGAACAGGGCACCGCCCCGTCCAACTTGGCCATCATTGGCCGGTATATTTTGACCCCGGAAATTTTCCGTTTCCTTGCGAAGCAGGAAGTCGGAGCCGGCGGGGAAATTCAACTGACGGACGCGATCCGGGAGCTCAATCAAATCCAGCGCGTCTTCGCCTACCAATTCGAGGGCAAGCGGTATGATGTCGGAGAAAAGCTGGGCTTCATCCAAACGACGATCGAATTCGCTTTGCAAAATGAAGAGCTGCGGGACGATGTTCTTCATTTTATGAAGCAGGTCCTTGAACGGGCGACCGAAGAAAGGTAA